From the Actinomycetes bacterium genome, one window contains:
- a CDS encoding nitroreductase family deazaflavin-dependent oxidoreductase: MKMIKRLTALVLITAAAIAATFVIGMRTKSPPVLNAVRSMNRRVFNPKQMETAGSPGASASVIRHTGRRSGTTYETPIVAIDGGEDFVIVLPYGTQADWFRNVTASGSAEIVHEGEAWELVDPRVVSVQSADEVFTDADRRTHSLFNVTEALRLHKARLVG, translated from the coding sequence ATGAAGATGATCAAACGACTCACAGCGTTGGTGCTCATCACCGCTGCAGCGATTGCCGCCACGTTCGTGATCGGGATGCGCACCAAGTCGCCACCGGTACTGAACGCGGTCAGATCGATGAACCGGCGCGTATTCAATCCGAAGCAGATGGAGACGGCGGGTAGTCCCGGGGCCTCCGCTTCCGTGATCCGCCACACCGGACGGCGTTCCGGCACCACCTACGAAACGCCGATCGTGGCAATCGACGGCGGCGAGGACTTCGTGATCGTCCTGCCGTACGGAACGCAGGCGGACTGGTTCCGCAACGTCACCGCCAGCGGGTCAGCGGAGATCGTCCATGAAGGTGAAGCCTGGGAACTCGTGGACCCCCGGGTCGTGTCCGTGCAGTCAGCCGACGAGGTGTTCACCGACGCCGACAGGCGCACTCACTCGCTGTTCAACGTGACCGAGGCACTGCGCCTCCACAAGGCCCGACTGGTCGGATGA
- a CDS encoding TrkH family potassium uptake protein produces the protein MKTFRRPSGADAAPEEISGLKIRQASAEIAVAGVSVLVCGIGLIAAALVDLTDGGTDSVGLAVVGILAVGIGVFSAKRVPVPSRLTPRRSLRTVGIGLLSMIALSILAYRVTGTITRPGEALMESTAGFTTTALTVIEDPEAQTRGILFWRATTQWLGGFGALAAVIAVLPFLGVSGPSDPRARLPTESPHLNSGHVRRVLSRYFLLYCGLTGVGATLFLIGGMGPFDAVTYAFTTISTGGFANHAGSFSFFDSALIEWMGVAGMFLGGLSLAVVWSVLRGRSRALIGSRELWAYCGLIAAATAVIAAVQSPGHDFLSSVRISAFTAASAVSSTGHWVADWAEWAPGPQWILVLLIGLGAMSGSMGGGFRIVRGMALFSYLWRELDTQLRPGVVRVVRVGREAVDEPRMSRILGYQVLYIGAAAAGFVALTMAGTDLVTAMSGSLSALATYGPALGELGVGEPLAALGRPALVILLVLMFAGRVELYPLLDGSVAVLIWPLRRLRSLKNRRTGRR, from the coding sequence GTGAAGACCTTCAGGCGCCCCAGCGGTGCCGACGCGGCTCCCGAGGAGATATCCGGACTCAAGATCCGCCAGGCGTCGGCCGAGATCGCCGTCGCCGGCGTGTCGGTCCTGGTGTGCGGAATCGGGTTGATCGCCGCAGCGCTCGTCGACCTGACCGACGGCGGCACCGACTCGGTCGGCCTCGCCGTTGTGGGGATCCTGGCGGTCGGAATCGGCGTGTTCAGCGCCAAGCGGGTGCCGGTGCCATCACGGCTGACACCACGAAGGTCGTTGCGTACCGTGGGCATCGGCCTGCTGTCGATGATCGCGCTGTCGATCCTGGCCTACCGAGTCACCGGCACGATCACGCGCCCGGGCGAAGCCCTGATGGAGTCGACCGCCGGATTCACCACCACAGCCCTGACCGTGATCGAGGACCCGGAGGCACAGACCCGGGGGATCCTGTTCTGGCGGGCGACCACCCAGTGGCTGGGCGGATTCGGGGCCCTGGCGGCGGTGATTGCGGTGCTGCCGTTCCTCGGTGTGTCCGGCCCCTCGGATCCGCGAGCCCGCCTGCCCACCGAATCACCGCACCTCAACTCGGGTCATGTCCGCCGCGTGTTGTCCCGTTACTTCCTGCTCTACTGCGGACTCACCGGGGTGGGCGCCACGTTGTTCCTGATCGGCGGTATGGGGCCCTTTGACGCAGTTACCTATGCGTTCACCACGATCAGTACCGGCGGCTTCGCCAACCACGCCGGTTCTTTCTCGTTCTTCGACTCGGCGCTGATCGAGTGGATGGGTGTGGCGGGCATGTTCCTCGGGGGGCTGTCGCTCGCGGTCGTGTGGTCGGTGCTCCGCGGACGTTCCCGGGCCCTCATCGGCTCGCGGGAGCTCTGGGCCTACTGCGGGCTGATCGCAGCTGCAACGGCGGTGATCGCGGCGGTGCAGAGCCCGGGCCATGACTTCCTGTCCAGCGTGCGCATCTCAGCCTTCACTGCCGCCTCGGCCGTGTCCTCGACCGGTCACTGGGTGGCCGATTGGGCGGAATGGGCGCCGGGGCCGCAGTGGATCCTCGTGCTTCTCATCGGGCTCGGTGCCATGTCGGGTTCCATGGGCGGGGGGTTCCGAATCGTGCGCGGGATGGCGCTGTTCAGCTATCTGTGGCGCGAGCTCGACACACAGTTGCGCCCCGGCGTCGTGAGGGTGGTCCGTGTCGGGCGCGAAGCAGTCGACGAACCGCGCATGAGTCGCATCCTCGGCTACCAGGTGCTCTACATAGGTGCCGCCGCTGCCGGGTTCGTGGCACTGACGATGGCCGGTACCGATCTGGTGACAGCGATGAGTGGTTCGCTCAGCGCGTTGGCTACCTACGGCCCGGCGCTCGGTGAACTCGGCGTGGGTGAGCCGCTGGCCGCGCTGGGTCGTCCCGCGCTCGTGATCCTGCTGGTGTTGATGTTCGCCGGTCGAGTGGAGCTGTACCCGTTGCTCGACGGGTCGGTTGCCGTGCTCATCTGGCCGCTGCGGCGGCTGCGCTCGCTGAAGAACCGTCGGACGGGTCGGCGGTGA
- a CDS encoding TIGR03618 family F420-dependent PPOX class oxidoreductase, with protein sequence MDSIPAPAQALLGTDAVAHVWTTNPDGSGQVSTVWVVVKDDEILFGTDSASVKARNLARDPKVILSVEDTERSERGFQRHLVIHGTATIEPGPSPELMDELARKYAGLEKHPLAMRDSPSAVVVRVACDRIGGVGPWMD encoded by the coding sequence ATGGACTCGATCCCGGCACCGGCACAGGCACTGCTCGGCACCGACGCGGTAGCCCACGTGTGGACCACCAATCCCGACGGCTCAGGCCAGGTCTCCACGGTGTGGGTGGTCGTGAAGGACGACGAGATCCTGTTCGGCACCGACTCCGCCAGCGTCAAGGCCCGCAACCTCGCACGTGATCCGAAGGTGATCCTCTCGGTCGAGGACACCGAGCGTAGCGAGAGGGGGTTCCAGCGCCACCTCGTCATCCACGGCACCGCCACGATCGAACCCGGTCCGAGCCCCGAGCTGATGGACGAACTGGCGCGGAAGTACGCGGGCCTGGAGAAGCACCCGCTGGCGATGCGAGACTCGCCGAGCGCGGTGGTGGTGAGGGTGGCGTGCGACCGAATCGGTGGCGTCGGCCCCTGGATGGACTAG
- a CDS encoding DUF1269 domain-containing protein, with protein MGPIDWVLIEFSGPLTGKAAPPLLDLVDRGLIRVLDIMFIAKHDDGSVEAIEIENMPGDEAVHVSVFEGAGTGLLGEDDLDAAGGVLEPGTRAIMLVYENSWAAPFAKAIREGGGQLVDSGRIPVQSILATLEELEAESA; from the coding sequence ATGGGACCGATCGACTGGGTCCTGATCGAATTCAGCGGACCCCTCACGGGCAAGGCCGCTCCCCCGCTACTTGACCTGGTCGACCGGGGCCTGATCCGCGTGCTCGACATCATGTTCATCGCCAAGCACGACGATGGCAGCGTCGAGGCCATCGAGATCGAGAACATGCCAGGCGACGAAGCAGTGCACGTGTCGGTGTTCGAGGGAGCCGGTACCGGCTTGCTCGGAGAGGACGACCTCGATGCGGCCGGTGGGGTGCTGGAACCGGGCACCCGGGCAATCATGCTCGTCTACGAAAACAGCTGGGCGGCGCCGTTCGCCAAGGCCATCCGTGAAGGCGGCGGGCAGTTGGTCGACTCCGGGCGCATTCCCGTGCAGTCGATCCTCGCCACCCTTGAGGAGCTCGAGGCCGAGTCCGCATAG
- a CDS encoding SHOCT domain-containing protein, which yields MIRRRGGLVRTVGRTAVVAGTASAVAGGVHRRQSQKWADKDQEAQAQQQAVYDQGAADAMAAQQQQAPAPAPAADAEDEQIQQLKKLASLHDQGILSDEEFAAAKAKALGI from the coding sequence ATGATCAGACGACGCGGAGGACTCGTTCGCACGGTGGGTCGCACGGCCGTGGTGGCCGGCACGGCCAGCGCAGTGGCCGGAGGCGTGCACCGGCGCCAGTCACAGAAGTGGGCCGACAAGGACCAGGAGGCCCAGGCGCAGCAACAGGCGGTCTATGACCAGGGGGCTGCCGACGCGATGGCCGCCCAGCAGCAGCAGGCACCGGCGCCGGCCCCCGCGGCAGATGCCGAGGACGAGCAGATCCAGCAGCTGAAGAAGCTGGCGAGCCTTCATGACCAGGGCATCCTGAGCGACGAGGAGTTCGCGGCCGCCAAGGCGAAGGCTCTCGGAATCTGA
- the trkA gene encoding Trk system potassium transporter TrkA yields MHVIVLGAGEVGSYVAERLSRQGVDVAVIENDPLRLRAVEEKLDVMTVRGSGTHPSVLAQAGVDRAELLVAVTNNDEVNLMAALVAKQAGVPSSLVRLESAELRSDDAADLREEVGAARVIDPDEEAARDILQLLELPGASEVEYLAEGEVLIVGARLAATSSLVGKTLHQVAAEHEPNWEFLFGTISREGETVIPRGNHELRADDMVRVLCKRKGRRDLMELLDLPLRAPRRVLLLGGGRTAELVATPLVRRGSEVMIIERDVQRARELAERLHRVTVLKGDITDVEVLLDAEVGKFDAVAALTGEDDANIISCLFANSQGAGETIAIAHRLELLPLLNEIGIDAATSPRTATADRVISIVRGEIAGVATFLEGAIEILEYEVAEGSEVDGAVVSDMHLPADVLLGAVVRDGVAEIARGRSELAAGDHVVVFAMPDRAELVGKLFA; encoded by the coding sequence GTGCATGTAATCGTCCTGGGTGCCGGCGAGGTCGGCTCGTACGTGGCAGAGCGGCTCAGCCGCCAGGGTGTCGACGTCGCGGTCATCGAGAACGATCCGCTCAGGCTGCGGGCGGTCGAGGAGAAACTCGACGTGATGACGGTGCGCGGCAGCGGCACCCACCCGAGTGTGCTCGCCCAGGCAGGGGTCGACCGCGCCGAGTTGTTGGTGGCAGTCACCAACAACGACGAGGTGAACCTGATGGCTGCGCTCGTGGCCAAGCAGGCCGGGGTGCCCAGCTCACTTGTGCGCCTCGAGTCGGCCGAGCTCCGCAGCGACGACGCCGCCGACCTCCGCGAGGAGGTGGGCGCCGCGCGCGTGATCGATCCTGACGAAGAGGCTGCACGCGACATCCTGCAGCTGTTGGAGCTCCCTGGGGCCAGTGAGGTCGAATACCTGGCCGAGGGCGAAGTGCTCATCGTCGGTGCCCGGCTGGCGGCAACCTCGTCACTGGTCGGCAAGACACTCCACCAGGTCGCCGCAGAACACGAGCCGAACTGGGAGTTCCTCTTCGGCACGATCTCCCGGGAAGGCGAGACCGTCATCCCGCGCGGCAACCACGAGTTGCGCGCGGACGACATGGTGCGGGTGCTGTGCAAGCGCAAGGGCCGCCGCGACCTGATGGAACTGCTCGACCTGCCGCTGAGGGCGCCGCGCCGCGTGCTGCTGCTCGGCGGTGGGCGCACCGCCGAACTCGTTGCCACCCCGCTGGTGCGCCGCGGCTCGGAGGTGATGATCATCGAGCGCGATGTGCAGCGTGCCCGCGAGCTCGCCGAGCGCCTGCACCGCGTCACTGTCCTCAAGGGCGACATCACCGACGTAGAAGTGTTGCTCGATGCTGAGGTCGGCAAGTTCGATGCGGTGGCGGCCCTCACGGGCGAAGACGACGCCAACATCATCTCGTGCCTGTTCGCCAACTCCCAGGGAGCGGGGGAGACGATAGCGATCGCCCACCGCCTCGAGTTGTTGCCGTTGCTCAACGAGATCGGGATCGACGCCGCGACCTCACCCCGCACGGCCACGGCTGACCGTGTGATCAGCATCGTGCGCGGAGAGATCGCCGGGGTCGCCACGTTCCTCGAAGGGGCGATAGAGATCCTGGAGTACGAGGTGGCCGAGGGCTCCGAGGTCGACGGCGCAGTGGTATCCGACATGCACCTGCCTGCCGACGTCTTGCTGGGCGCGGTGGTGCGAGACGGAGTTGCCGAGATAGCCCGCGGTCGCTCGGAGTTGGCTGCCGGTGACCATGTGGTCGTGTTCGCCATGCCGGACCGCGCGGAACTGGTCGGCAAGCTCTTCGCGTGA
- a CDS encoding TrkH family potassium uptake protein, protein MRRQDERPRGEGLVSDPRPRRASRTGGRRRTDSKEVIQRSRKLAYLTPHMVGLSLLFAGGGMLVSAVVDVIERGHATFDLVASGLVTMAAGEALRRTTRVPTDLPPRAVFVAVSVSWIVTSFAGAIPYLFAGQLATFDAALFESISGFTCSGSSVFTGADFAEASSGILFWRQLTQWFGGMGIIVLAVAVLPFLGVGGLELIKAEAPGPTSDRLAPRVSETAKRLWLVYLVFTVASSIALLATGIGWFDSVGLSLAVASTGGFAPDAASIGAYDSVAVEFVVIIGMIIGGSSFTLIYNAVKGRPGLYARNSEFRLYIGGMALGIVVVTAILAIDGDGFGEAFRMAAFNVVTLGTSTGFGNANGAGSAGDFAAWAPAAQAVLFLFMWVGGMTGSTSGGMKVLRAQVMARVAWRELRRSERPRLAMPIKQGRDVLDEQVVGRIAGFVLLYIVVVVAASVLVTFEGTDVLTGFSGAVSAMGNMGPALGEAGPASSFAVYSVSERMTLALLMIIGRLEVFPMVLTMVVAVRWAGRGARRMTPHRSN, encoded by the coding sequence GTGAGACGCCAAGACGAGCGCCCGAGGGGTGAAGGCCTGGTGAGCGACCCGCGCCCGCGGCGCGCGTCTCGTACCGGTGGCAGGCGGCGCACCGACAGCAAAGAGGTCATCCAGCGCAGCCGAAAGCTCGCGTACCTCACACCACACATGGTCGGTCTGTCCCTGCTGTTCGCAGGCGGAGGCATGCTGGTGAGCGCCGTGGTGGACGTGATCGAGCGCGGCCACGCCACATTCGACCTGGTTGCGTCGGGGTTGGTCACCATGGCGGCGGGCGAGGCCCTTCGGCGCACCACGCGCGTGCCCACCGACCTGCCTCCGCGGGCGGTGTTCGTGGCGGTGAGCGTGTCGTGGATCGTGACCTCGTTCGCAGGTGCCATTCCGTACCTGTTCGCCGGACAGCTCGCGACATTCGACGCGGCGTTGTTCGAGTCGATCTCGGGGTTCACCTGCTCGGGCTCCAGCGTGTTCACCGGCGCCGACTTCGCGGAGGCGTCATCGGGGATCCTGTTCTGGCGCCAGCTGACCCAGTGGTTCGGCGGAATGGGCATCATCGTGCTGGCCGTCGCCGTGCTGCCGTTCCTCGGCGTGGGCGGTCTGGAGCTGATCAAGGCGGAGGCCCCTGGCCCCACCTCGGACAGACTGGCGCCGAGGGTGAGTGAGACGGCCAAACGGCTGTGGCTCGTGTACTTGGTCTTCACGGTCGCCTCGTCGATCGCGCTGCTGGCCACCGGCATCGGTTGGTTCGATTCGGTGGGGCTGTCGCTGGCCGTGGCGTCCACCGGCGGGTTCGCTCCCGACGCGGCCTCGATTGGCGCCTACGACTCGGTTGCGGTGGAGTTCGTCGTGATCATCGGGATGATCATCGGGGGCTCCTCGTTCACCCTCATCTACAACGCCGTCAAGGGGCGTCCGGGGTTGTATGCGAGGAACTCCGAGTTCCGGCTCTACATCGGTGGCATGGCGCTCGGCATCGTGGTGGTCACGGCGATCCTGGCGATCGACGGCGACGGCTTCGGCGAAGCGTTCCGCATGGCGGCCTTCAACGTGGTCACCCTCGGCACCTCCACCGGATTCGGCAACGCCAACGGCGCCGGATCGGCGGGGGACTTCGCCGCATGGGCCCCCGCCGCGCAGGCGGTGCTGTTCCTGTTCATGTGGGTCGGCGGGATGACCGGCTCGACGTCGGGCGGGATGAAGGTCCTGCGCGCCCAGGTGATGGCGCGGGTGGCCTGGCGCGAGCTGCGCCGCTCGGAGCGGCCGAGGCTTGCCATGCCGATCAAGCAGGGCCGCGACGTGCTCGATGAGCAGGTTGTGGGGCGCATAGCCGGGTTCGTGCTGCTGTACATCGTGGTGGTCGTGGCCGCCTCGGTGCTGGTGACCTTCGAGGGGACCGACGTGCTCACCGGGTTCTCGGGTGCGGTGAGCGCAATGGGCAACATGGGCCCGGCGCTGGGTGAGGCCGGTCCCGCGTCGAGCTTCGCCGTCTATTCGGTCAGTGAACGGATGACGCTCGCGCTACTGATGATCATCGGGCGGCTCGAGGTGTTCCCGATGGTGTTGACGATGGTGGTTGCTGTGCGGTGGGCAGGCCGGGGCGCGCGCAGGATGACGCCACATCGGAGCAACTGA
- a CDS encoding sulfotransferase, with protein MPADTAGEGTGGVTVKEVRIDDLREPRRSPAQQSVYDWGLTLDVSLDLDDVVADAQARTGLDRIDDVTVYDRLGAQLDAVEADDGLMGMGRLLVRRRLVGCLAARLRFDDFVRRYPEALEVELEPPVIVVGLPRSGTTHLVNLLAADDRFRSMPWWEVQEPIPVMGDGPGRDGVDPRYLRAKVTHELTDAADPLVKLMHDRPPESIEEDCELLDLDFCAYTLEWHARVPQWRDHYLALDQRRHYQFLEQELRVLSFLRGPRRWVLKTPQHLEQLGPLMDTFPDATVAFTLRDPVAVLQSALTMLAYGDRNRREEIDADGLAEYWVDRIKRLLRASVRDAHLIPGAQRVDVEFGEFMRDDLAMASHVIETAGVDVTPEARQNLASYVAGNPRGKDGRVVYDLQGDFGLDPAELYDRYGFYFDAFAQVRREVT; from the coding sequence ATGCCGGCCGACACCGCTGGTGAAGGAACAGGGGGCGTGACCGTGAAAGAGGTTCGTATCGATGACCTCCGCGAGCCGCGTCGCAGTCCCGCGCAGCAGTCCGTGTACGACTGGGGGCTCACACTCGACGTGTCCTTGGACCTGGACGATGTGGTGGCCGATGCGCAGGCGCGCACCGGCCTCGATCGCATCGACGACGTCACCGTGTATGACCGGCTGGGCGCGCAGCTCGACGCGGTAGAGGCCGATGACGGCCTGATGGGCATGGGGCGGCTGTTGGTGCGGCGTCGGCTGGTCGGCTGTCTGGCAGCACGCCTGCGCTTCGACGATTTCGTGCGTCGCTATCCCGAGGCGCTCGAGGTGGAACTGGAACCGCCCGTGATCGTGGTGGGGCTGCCGCGATCAGGCACGACCCACCTGGTCAATCTCCTGGCCGCGGATGACAGGTTTCGCTCGATGCCCTGGTGGGAAGTGCAGGAGCCGATTCCCGTCATGGGTGACGGCCCCGGGCGTGACGGGGTCGACCCGCGGTATCTGCGCGCCAAGGTGACCCATGAGCTCACCGACGCGGCTGACCCGCTCGTGAAGCTCATGCACGACCGACCACCCGAGAGCATCGAGGAGGACTGCGAACTGCTCGACCTCGACTTCTGCGCATACACGCTGGAGTGGCATGCCCGGGTCCCGCAATGGAGGGACCACTATCTGGCCCTCGACCAGCGGCGGCACTACCAGTTCCTCGAACAGGAGCTGCGCGTGCTGAGCTTCCTGCGCGGGCCGAGGCGCTGGGTGCTCAAGACCCCTCAGCACCTGGAGCAGCTCGGCCCGCTCATGGACACGTTTCCTGATGCAACCGTGGCATTCACCTTGCGGGACCCGGTGGCGGTGCTCCAGTCCGCACTGACGATGCTCGCCTACGGCGATCGCAACCGCCGCGAGGAGATCGATGCCGACGGGTTGGCCGAGTACTGGGTGGATCGGATCAAGCGCCTGCTCCGTGCCTCGGTCCGCGACGCCCACCTCATCCCCGGGGCCCAGCGCGTGGACGTGGAGTTCGGTGAGTTCATGCGTGACGACCTGGCGATGGCCAGCCATGTGATCGAGACCGCCGGAGTCGACGTGACGCCCGAGGCACGCCAGAACCTGGCCAGCTACGTGGCGGGCAATCCGCGTGGCAAGGACGGTCGTGTCGTCTATGACCTACAGGGTGACTTCGGGCTGGACCCGGCCGAGCTCTACGACCGCTACGGCTTCTACTTCGATGCCTTCGCGCAGGTGCGACGCGAGGTCACCTGA
- a CDS encoding VOC family protein has translation MRAEDFFHSGFVVDDFEGTLERLTGLFGYRWGEEIRIESTFTLADNQPATVESAFCYSLGEPRVEVLRTIPGTVWEPADSGIHHLGYWSDDVQLDSAALVAAGYEFELCGPGGHDEALFAYHRHANGPRIELVSRDVAPMFEQYWADGRNPFG, from the coding sequence ATGCGTGCCGAGGACTTCTTCCATTCCGGTTTCGTGGTGGACGACTTCGAGGGGACCCTGGAGCGGCTGACCGGGCTGTTCGGTTACCGGTGGGGCGAGGAGATCCGCATCGAGAGCACCTTCACGCTTGCCGACAACCAGCCCGCAACGGTCGAGAGTGCGTTCTGCTACTCACTCGGGGAGCCACGGGTCGAGGTCCTGCGGACGATCCCCGGCACGGTGTGGGAGCCCGCCGACTCGGGCATACACCACCTGGGCTACTGGTCGGACGACGTGCAGCTCGATTCGGCAGCGCTGGTCGCTGCCGGCTACGAGTTCGAACTGTGCGGCCCCGGAGGGCACGACGAGGCGCTGTTCGCCTACCACCGGCACGCCAACGGCCCGCGCATCGAACTCGTCAGCCGCGACGTGGCACCGATGTTCGAGCAGTACTGGGCCGATGGCCGAAATCCATTCGGATGA
- a CDS encoding taurine dioxygenase: protein MDVTPVAGALGAVIEGVDPRDPGDDFPAVYNALLEHEVIFFHGASLDEREHLEFGARFGTPSIFPVARIMGATEPTMTVIEDGPDSPNAADAWHTDVTWTAEPPKAALLQMETAPERGGDTLWCSTTAAYEALSPSMQEFVCGLTATHDNEGFIASVEKKAGDAAREIVEEIRRDYPPVVHPLVRTHPETGKRALLYAQSFLVRINELTESESDALIEFLGHHVNEPRLHCRWHWAEGDLAVWDERSTLHRAVGDHFPHVRVVRRLEIDGDAPFFQAG, encoded by the coding sequence ATGGATGTCACACCGGTTGCGGGCGCGCTCGGAGCTGTGATCGAGGGAGTCGACCCGCGCGACCCCGGCGACGACTTCCCGGCGGTCTACAACGCTCTGCTCGAGCACGAGGTCATCTTCTTCCACGGCGCCTCGCTCGACGAAAGGGAGCACCTCGAGTTCGGCGCCCGATTCGGCACACCGAGCATCTTCCCGGTCGCACGGATCATGGGCGCCACCGAACCGACGATGACCGTCATCGAAGACGGCCCCGACAGCCCCAACGCGGCCGACGCCTGGCACACCGACGTCACCTGGACCGCCGAGCCGCCCAAGGCGGCGTTGCTGCAGATGGAGACCGCACCTGAGCGCGGCGGCGACACGCTCTGGTGCTCGACAACCGCTGCCTACGAAGCCCTGAGCCCCTCGATGCAGGAGTTCGTGTGCGGGCTGACGGCCACGCACGACAACGAGGGGTTCATCGCGAGCGTCGAGAAGAAGGCAGGCGACGCGGCCCGCGAAATCGTGGAGGAGATCCGGCGCGACTACCCGCCGGTGGTGCACCCGCTCGTTCGCACGCATCCCGAGACGGGCAAACGGGCGTTGTTGTACGCACAGAGCTTCCTGGTGCGGATCAACGAGCTCACCGAGTCCGAAAGCGATGCTCTGATCGAGTTCCTCGGCCACCACGTCAACGAGCCACGCCTGCACTGCCGCTGGCACTGGGCCGAGGGCGACCTGGCCGTCTGGGACGAGCGGTCGACCCTGCACCGTGCGGTGGGAGACCACTTCCCACACGTGCGAGTCGTCCGGCGCCTCGAGATCGACGGGGACGCGCCGTTCTTCCAGGCCGGCTGA
- a CDS encoding wax ester/triacylglycerol synthase family O-acyltransferase translates to MKQLSGQDAAFLYGETPNWHMHVSGLIIVDAESAPDGWTFERFRELLITRIPEIPQLRWRLVDVPFGLDRPSWIEEPNLDPDYHIRRIALPKPGGPKELGDVIGRLASYKLDRSRPLWEAWCIEGLEGGKVAIFQKMHHAIVDGASGAGLAEVLLDLEPEPRVSSTEVHQEILDSREPSQAEMLARAALRTAVRTPFRVARFTRQSVQQIASAVPILRSDQQVSLPLTAPRTLLNSDPTPRRYFSSARLDLERVKALKDAYGVKLNDVVLALVSGALRSYLMKIDDFPEATLIAQCPVSLRVQGEEGEVGNKVGSIFTSLATDIDDPAERLLAIHESTQSAKEMREAMAAHQIMGLTETTPPGLIALAARMYTGAGLASRTPPAVNVVVSNVPGPDFPLYVAGGRVEALFPMGPLLMGMSLNVTVFSMSGRLDVGVMFCPDTLPEAHLIAEYFEAELAELERSAPG, encoded by the coding sequence ATGAAGCAACTGAGTGGGCAGGACGCAGCCTTCCTCTACGGCGAGACGCCCAACTGGCACATGCACGTGTCGGGCCTGATCATCGTCGATGCCGAATCAGCGCCCGACGGGTGGACGTTCGAGCGCTTCCGCGAGCTGCTGATCACGCGCATCCCCGAGATCCCGCAGCTGCGGTGGAGGCTCGTCGACGTGCCGTTCGGCCTCGACCGCCCGAGCTGGATCGAGGAGCCGAACCTCGACCCCGATTACCACATCCGCCGCATCGCGCTGCCCAAGCCCGGTGGGCCCAAGGAACTCGGCGATGTGATCGGCCGCCTTGCCTCCTACAAGCTCGACCGCTCCCGTCCGCTCTGGGAGGCCTGGTGCATCGAAGGTCTCGAGGGCGGCAAGGTGGCGATCTTCCAGAAGATGCACCATGCGATCGTCGACGGAGCGTCAGGCGCGGGCCTGGCCGAGGTGCTGCTCGACCTGGAGCCGGAACCCCGCGTGTCCTCCACCGAGGTGCACCAGGAGATCCTGGACTCCCGGGAGCCCAGCCAGGCGGAGATGCTTGCCCGCGCGGCGCTACGGACGGCGGTGCGCACGCCGTTCCGGGTAGCGAGGTTCACCCGGCAGTCGGTGCAGCAGATCGCGTCCGCGGTGCCGATCCTGCGCAGTGACCAACAGGTGAGCCTGCCGCTCACAGCCCCCCGCACGCTGCTCAACAGCGATCCCACCCCCCGTCGCTACTTCTCCTCTGCGAGGCTCGACCTCGAGCGGGTCAAGGCCCTCAAGGACGCCTACGGAGTGAAGCTCAACGATGTGGTGCTGGCTCTCGTGTCCGGGGCGCTGCGCAGCTACCTGATGAAGATCGACGACTTCCCCGAGGCCACGCTGATCGCGCAGTGCCCCGTGTCGTTGCGGGTGCAGGGCGAGGAGGGAGAGGTCGGCAACAAGGTCGGCTCGATCTTCACCAGCCTGGCAACCGACATCGACGACCCCGCCGAGCGCCTGCTCGCCATCCACGAGTCGACGCAATCCGCCAAGGAGATGCGCGAGGCGATGGCCGCCCACCAGATCATGGGATTGACCGAGACCACACCGCCCGGCCTCATCGCGCTCGCCGCACGCATGTACACGGGCGCCGGGCTCGCCTCACGCACTCCGCCGGCGGTGAACGTGGTTGTGTCCAACGTGCCCGGGCCGGACTTCCCGCTATACGTAGCCGGGGGTCGCGTCGAGGCCCTGTTCCCGATGGGTCCTCTGCTGATGGGCATGAGCCTCAACGTCACCGTGTTCTCGATGTCAGGGAGGCTGGACGTGGGCGTGATGTTCTGTCCCGACACGCTCCCCGAGGCACACCTGATAGCTGAGTACTTCGAGGCCGAGTTGGCCGAGCTCGAGCGCTCAGCCCCTGGCTGA